The Panthera leo isolate Ple1 chromosome D4, P.leo_Ple1_pat1.1, whole genome shotgun sequence nucleotide sequence GGTGGAGAACCCCCACCCTATGGGCCAACCGCGGTGGGGGCCATCAAGGTCCAAGTATTCCCAGCTTGCCACCGCCTGGACTAAGCTTCCACCTTGCAAGTGGGCCCGTGTGGGAAGTCTTGTCTGCTGCACCTGCTTGAAACGAGATTTTGCCACATAGGACCGGAGAGGAGGATGAGAAAGGCCAGCAGCCTGCCCTTCCCAGGATGAAGCTGTGGCCCCAGACTAGGGGCTGGAGGGTAAGGATGCCCCCACTTGCTCAGAACGGTGCACCCCAACTTAAACATCTATAACACAGAACCGAGGATGGGGAGTGGatgcgtttttttgtttttttgacaccAAATACATGTCACTTTTCTACACCATTTCTCCAAATCTCCAACACCAACTGGGGTGTCCAATGGCTCAAGTCATTTCTGACACCAACTACTCAGTGCAGACCCCATAGGtcaagggctcaatcccatgaaactGTGCCCCTTCAGATGCCAGCCACCAATGGGGTACCTCGCCTACCCATACTTCTGCCCAGCTGACTACAAATTCTGGAGTTCCCAAGACCCCTgtcctcaggtttgataattcatAGAACAActtacagaactcagaaaagcacTTTACTTACTGTTTTATTATCAAGGATACAACTCGGGTACAACCAAATGGGAGATgcatggggcagggggtggcccagaacttccctgcctcctccaggcatACCACCTGATTGGTTAAATCCTTGGCCCCTGGTGATCTCAATAtccaccccctctctcctccccagaggttTGGGGCAGGAGTGGGTTCTGtggaaagttccaaccctctaattatgtgcttggtctttctggtgactaGCCCCCCATCCTGAGGCTGTCCCCCACCCACAGTCccttcattagcataaactcaggcaCAGCAAGAggtttgttatgaataacaaaagatactGTCTCATTTAGGAAATCTGGAGGGTTTTAGGTCCTCTGCCAGAAACCAGGGGCaaagaacaaatacatattttttcctaaacCTCAGCAGTGGGGCGTCAGGGTgactgttggttgagcatcgactcttgatttcggctcaggtggtgatttcACAGtgggattcaagccccacgtcggactctgcactgtgcggagcctgcttgggattctctctcccactctctgcccctcccccacccacatgctctgtctctctctctctctctctgtctcaaaataaagtaacACAACTCCAGCAGATAAGGGGGTGGATCACTGCTCAAATACCACCCTCATTCTTGCAGGGATTTAGTAGATTTTCCTGAATGTTTCTCTATTCACTGTATGCCTTTGTAACAATTAACAGACACTTTGGGGCAGATGGAGCATTTCCACTGAGCCCTGTGGAACACGGAGCCAGTCTCTGAACAGGGTCATCCTGAGATCCCAGCATGGTCTCAGAGGCCTCAGGAGAGAGGTTCCTTGGCCTGGGAGCCGGGTGACTGTCTTCTTCTCGTTCTGGCGGGACTCTGGGGAAGTCCCCCTCTCTGATTGGCACAGTGAGGCAAGGCAGTGGTTTCTAGGGCTCACCCACTGTAACATTTCCACCCAGAGGAAGGAGAGGTCTCCCCAGAGTCCAAAAAAGTGCCCCAAGAGCCTGGCATCCTGATTTTTGAGATGCCATGATCTGGGACAACCCAGCCTACAGCCTCTGTCGGTGCTTGGCCTCGGAGGGGGAGGCTGGTTGCTAGTGCCCAACCTTGCCAGGAAGAGGACAGGGTCCCTTTAAGATCTGCCTCACTCCCTGAGTTTGTTGCTATGTATGGGACCAACTTCCTTAGCAACCACCTGGCTTCTTAAAGGGGCCCTGGGGCAGTGGTTGCCACCAGCCATGGCTTCCAAAAAGAAGGCAACTAAGGGGACCAAGGAGCCCGAGGTCAAGAAGAAGAAAGGTGGCAAGAAGGATGCCAGCATGGCCAGCAAGACTGCAGAAACGCCTTTAGGCGAGGAGATGCGAGAATTCTACCACATCCAGATCCGAGACCTGGAGGACAGGCTGGCCCGGTGGGTAGGCAGTCAGGGTGGTCCTGTTGGGTCAGAAGCCCTGCTCAGAGCTGACCACTGTGCAGGCTCGCTCCGGGGGTCCGAGGCCTGTGTTCTGGCCTCTAGACTccagcctcactttcctcctaAGTAACACTGAGAGGCTTCACAATTTGACCTCACCCATCTCAGCTCCCAGAGTCCTGGGGTCCTAATGCTAAACTGGCAACCCTGCCCCAGGCAAGCACCGCTCGTGCCTGCCTCACTCCTGCACCATGGGATCACGTGCTTTATAAGAGGACAGACTTCAATCGGTGGGATGAATTGAAAATGGCAGCCCCCTGGCAGGTGGGCAGAATACCGTCCTTCCTCCCGCCACCTCTCCCACTCCCATGAGGCCTGCGCTACCATTCCCTGCACTGTGTACACCACTGACATACCCACCTGCTGAGCCCAGGTGTTTTTTCacgctgggcctcagtttccccaaatgtaAAGGAGGGTTGTCTCCCCAGGGCTGCATGACATAGATGGAACTGTGTGTGGGAAGGGTCTGTACCTCTTCTGAGACATGctcacttgcttatttttcttattttgaaactaCTTTCTTCCTAGTTACGATGCGCTAGCCCAGTCTCAGGGTGACCCTTAAAAGACAAACCcctttctaataaataaataaataaataaccccttTCGTGACCGTCAGGCAGTTCTTCCCCAGATGACGTTGCAGATACTCACGGCCAACGTTGAGTCCTTCATGTGTCCTTCAACGTTGAGTCCCACAGGTGGGTCCTGTGCTGGCGCTTCACTGGGTCCTTGAAACAGTCCCAGGAGAGAGGTCCTGACCATCCCCATTGTACAGGCGGagggactgaggctcagagagggaagtcACTCCCAGGAAGAGGAGGTGCCAGGATGGGAGCCCTGGCCCTCCTGACCTCCCTGTGCCAAACTGCTCCCTCCTCCACAAAGCAAGTCATTCGGCTCTGCACCCCCCAAGGCCCTGTAAGCAGCAGCCCTTCAGAAGATGTTGgttgaacaggggcacctgggtggctatcagttgagcgtccgacttcagctcaggtcacgatcccacagttcgtgacttTGAACCCCAATCCGGCTTGCTGCTGGCAgcccgtcagtgcagagcccacttcagatcctctgtccccctctctctgcccctcccccacttgtgctctcccaaaaataaatattaaaacaaagatgttgaataaataatgaagTAAAGCAGCTTTCCAAACAACTTCTACAAATTATTCCACTGGAAACCAGTAAATCATTTATATAATACTCTCTAAAAATTCACGTTCCCCTCAAGCTGAGAAACCAGATGGAATGTATTTGGGAAAAATGCATTTGGAAGACAGTTGTCAAGTGCTTACTGTTTGCCGAGCCCCTTTGTCAGACCCCAAGAATACAGAAGTCCGAGGTCTGCCAAGTGGATAAGACACCTATGACCTCAGGTCTTGACTAAACAAAGGCCCACTTAACAGGAGGGCACCAAAAAGAGGGTCACAAATGGGGCTTAGGTTCAAGAAGGCTCCACTGAGGAGGCCCACCAGGGTTCACCGGGCAGACGAGGGTAAGGaagacagcaggtgcaaaggtttCGGGTCGCAAAGCATGGACGCGTTAGGGAGGGTGCAGAGCTGGCAGACTGCAACAGTAAACATTGTGGTTAAGAACCCTGACTTTGGGATCAGACTGATTTGGGTTCAAATTCCGATTTCACCACTTACTGACTAGGAGTTTCTTCAACCCTCTGAGCctacatttcctcatctgcaaaacgggcATAATTATCATAGTACCCACTTCCTCACAGATTCAATGAATACACACCAGGTACCTACTATGTAGCATGCACTGTCCTAGGTGTTGGGGACACAGCTGTGAGTGTAACAAAGGCTCTGGCCTGGTGCTTCCATTCTGGTGATGTAATGGATGTAGAGCATTGAGCACAGGCATTGGCTATGGTCGTAAGTGCAGATCAGGGGGCACAGTGGGAGATGAGGCTGGATTCCCACGTGAGGAACCTCGAATGCCCCCCGATGGGAAGACCCAGGGGAGCAGGCCCAGCTGCGCGGAGGCCTGGCTTGCTCACTCTCTAGACCTCTGCCCTGCACCCCCCTCAGGTACCAGCGGAAGTGGGATGAACAAGCCGTGCAGGAGAAGCTGTTCCGCCAGGAGTTTGAGCAGCTGGCCAACAACAAGAAGGAGATCGTGGCCTTCCTCAAGCGCACACTCAACCAGAAGGTAGATGAGATCACTGAACTCAACGAGCAGCTGCAAAGCCTGCAGCTGGCCAAGGAGGTAGAAAAGGACGCCTTTGAGGCACAGCTAGCCCAGGTGCGCCATGAGTTCCAGGAGACCAAGGACCAGCTCACCACGGAGAACATCATCCTTGGTGAGGAGGGGACTGGCAGGCGAGTCTGGGGCACACACCACGGGGGCAGGGAACCCAACGCTCTTGCTCTTCGGGCtctaatcccagctctaccattaACTCTGTGGCCTTAGGCAAGCCCTTCTCCTAGACCTTCAGGTTTCTCAGCtgggaaatggggataatacGTCTACCTTGAATAACAGCAGCTATGTGCTGCTTCCCACACATTACTTTCCGTAATTGTCCCAGCCATCGTCCGAGGCAGGAAATACTATCaactccctaccccccccccccccccccgtctgtaGGTGAGGAAGCACTTCAAGGAGTTGaagtgtcttgcccaaggtcacccagctggcgtggttttttttggtttttggcttttgggtttttttgaggcTTAAGGACAGCAGTAGTGCCTGGCCCAGGGAAGTTGTTCAAGTTCAATGGCTGTTGTCACTGTCACTTTCCAGAAAATAGAGGTCAAGGGAGGCGTTTCCAAAGAGGCGAAACGTGAATGAGGCTTCATAAGATTAGTGGTGGGGAAGAGACGGCGTTTCAGATGAAGACAATGAATAAGGGCAGGACAGAGCATAGCATCTCGTAGGGACAGGGGTCTGGCCTTACTGGATTGAGAAgcacagggagggcaggaggacttggaggaagtggggagggaggggcatcACGCAAGGCCATCGCTGCCCTCCCAAGGCGGCCCCTCACCGGGCCGTGCCCTGcggtggggcaggggggaagcTGGCGGCTTTGGAAGAGTTCCGGCTGCAGAAAGAGGAGCTCACAGAGAAGTTCACGACACTGGAAGACCAGCTACGGAAGCAGGAGAGTGACTACAAGGACTACGTGTACAACCTCGAGAAGAAGTCTGTGCTGGACAAGGACAGGTGGGCAGGTTGGGTGCTGAGGCCACGCCAAGCTCaggcctctgagcctcagcttcgaACTGGGGGGACTGCACTAGCTCAGGGACTCCCCCTCCTACTGCTCCTCAGAATCCTGGCTGGTGATGTTAGGAGGGGTGGAAAAAATAGATAAGCTCCCAGCTCTAGCCCTCACATGGGACTGGAGAATCCTTGGACTTCCTCTTGCCACTTTTCATGACTTAAGTTACATTTGTTTAATAGGTAATAATACATTGATATGGATCAAAATGCCAAAGGGTCTACAGGGGCTCTACCTGGAGCCCTGCCCCTTTTGGGAGATAGAGCATAGAGGCGGCCCTAAGCGCTCTGGGGAACCCCACACGGGAGGGCAATGCCTGTGCCCACTCCGCCTGATACCCCCTCGTTCCCACCCATGACTAGACTGAGGAAGGAGATCATCCAGCGCGTGAACCTGGTGGCCACTGAGTACCGAAAGGTGGCCACTAACCAGATGTGGGACACAACAAAGCGGGCCATCGTGGAGAACAACACGGTCACCCTGCAGCTGTCCAAGATATCCCGGCAAGGCGCACAGCTGCTACAGGAGAACGAACAGCTAAAGGGCACCCAAGAAGAGCTGTGCAAACAGCTGGATCTATTGGAGAACGCCCAGAAGGTCATGGCCAGGCATAGCAGAGGCCACCGTAAGGTGTGCCTGCCAGGACCTTGTCACAGGGCATTTGGTGCATAAAGCAGGCGGGAACCCTAGGGGAGCTGCTTCAGGGCAAACACAGCCTGGCAGGGTTGGGTCCCGGGCTGGAGCCAACTCATGAGGGAGGCAGCAGCAACGGGACAGGGTCCTTTGTGGGGGGTCCTGGGTGCTGGGCGCACctctggtttttatttatttggtcgaAAGCCCCCATAACTTGTTGAAGCGGGACCTGCCCCGGGCCACTGGGGGCTCTGCCCAGAGATGGTGCTGGGCCCCCAGTGCCTTGGCTGACCTCTCTGTACAAGGGGGTGAGCTCTGGGGGAgtctggagctgggggaggggggcaggctgAGGGCCCACAGAGGGGCCAGGGTATGGCCACCTGCCCCCGCACCCGCAGATCATCCTCATGCTGACGGAGAAGTGCCGCGAGCAGCAGCGGGGCACAGTGGAGGCCGAGCAGCTGCGCCTCCAGCTGAGCCAACTGGAGCGGGGCCTCGGGCAGCTGCAGCAGGACACACAGACGCTGAGGTGCGCTGCGGAGCGAGGGGGGCGGAGCTTGAGGCCATCCCCTTTGGGCCACCTGACTGGGCCGGCCGGTGACTTCCCCTTTCCCAAGGGGCATGGAGGCCTGGGGCTGGATGAGGGTTCCTGGGGGCTGGAGAGAAACCGCCGAGTGCAGGGAGTGCAGGGAGGGGGCTGACTCGTCCTGGTCCTGGGCCCAGGAGTCAGAGAGACCAGCTGAACCTGCAGCTGGAGAGGCAGCAGGCTGAGGCACAACAGCTACAGCGGGAGCTGACTGAAGAGCAGAAGCTTCGGGCAAATCTGGAGACAGCCCTGGCCCAGGCCACCTTCATCCTACAGGACGTTCTACAGGTGACAGAAAGTGGGTgaaaggggcggggggagtgAGCCAACGTCAGACACTGGCGATAACCAGGACACCCGGAGAAGGCTGGGCCAGGGCCAGAGCCCCCCCAACACCCACCCTGCTGCCTTTCCCCCCGAGAGACTCCTGGCAAGTCCTTTCCTGATTTCTGTACTTCAGAGATCCCTTGAAGGTCTCCAAGTTGCTGGAGTCCCTCTCTGAGGCCCTGGAAGGCCTTGTGCCTCAGGCTTCTCATTTGGAGAATGGGTATCCCACCACAGCCAGGGTAAACTTGGAGAAAAGGGGCTCTGGGGTGTTTCCCAGAGGTGGGTGTCGGGGTCACCATGAGCCTGATCTCCGCGGGCCCATCCCCACCCTCGACCGGCAGATGCAACCTGATGAGGAGGACAGCGACTCTGATGTCGTGTTCCAGCTGCAGCTCAAGGAGATGCTGCACCAAGTGCTGGCCGTGCTCAGCTCAGCCGTGGTCCTCAGCCCCCGGCTGGCTGTGCATCTCAATCAGGAGAGCCAGACCCACAGCCCACCCAAGGGCAGGTGAGTGAGCGACCCTGTATGCCCTCAGAAGCAGCTGTGGCATTTGTTTGTCCAAGGGCTGTTCTCAGCTGACCCTGGGCCAGAACCCTGGCTTCCCaaagcctctctgaacctcagcgtCCTCAACTAGGAAACGCAGGTGGTGATGCCAGTCCTCTCTCCACAGCCAGCCTGGCACCCAGCCACCCAAGATGGGGTCTCTGCGTCAGCCGCCATCCAGCATCCCACCCTACCAGCCAGGGGACCTGGGCCTGGTGCCTCGACGGGCCCACATCCCACCTAACCCCGAGGACCTCAGGCTGCTCTCGCACACCACCCGTGTGGGAACCTTCCGGGTGCACAGCAGCCCTGAGGTAAGCGTGCCAGGGCCCCAGGCACGGCAAGATGGCAGCCAGCCCTGGGTACAGATCATACAGCTCTGCCACACTGCAGCCGCATGCAGCCCTCTAAGCCTccatctccccatctgtaaaatgggccaaaGAAAAGGGTGGCAAGGCCTCACCGTGGGCTAAGGCACGCCCACGCATCACCTGGGAAGGGGGCTTGCTAGACCCTGTCGGCCCCTCCTCCGCTGGCAGGGGAAGCGTGGGAATCCCCTGAGGAGGCCTCGGCTTCCACGCCGCATCTTTAATTTTACAGATTCACACCTCTGGTTCTCCGAAAAGGTTCAAAAAGTTTAGTCTTCCTGAAGTTTCTCTACTTTCCAAGtaaaacacagagagaagaccagTCCCCATCCCAGAAGTGGACCATTGTGGCCATAGTCCCCTCTCTTTAATCTATAGGTGGCCTGGGGCAGCCCAGATAAGAGGTCTATAAAAAGTGGATACCACAGGTTGGCACGGCACCTCTGTGAACCTGGCTGATGTGTGGGCGTGGTGGTTAGGGAGGCAGGAATTCACTGAGGTCAGGGCCTAACGAGGGCCGCTGGCTTCGTTCCCGGATGTGGTCCAGGAGCATGTCGGTGGCTCGCTCCAGCAACAGAGGCAGCAGTTCCTGCTCAGCGGCGGAGAAAGAGCCCAGCACATGGGCCTGCACTGTATCAGGGTGGGCGGGGCGCCCGATGCCTATCCGCAGCCTCGGCATTGCCTGTGGGGGAGCCAGAGGGGGACCCAGGGAGTTTTGATGCCCGGTGCGGGAGGCCCCCATGTTGGCCCACCAGACCCAGGGCAGGGCAAAGGGGCAGACTCACATGGGAGTTGAGACAGCTAATGCAGGAACGGACTCCGTTGTGGCCCCTTCAAGGGATACGGGAGGGACAATTAGTGCTTCCCTGGGTCAGCACCCTTCACCCCTCCCAGCCCAGGCTGGGGTCAGAGCACCCCTCTTCCCTGCCGAGACTGGGATCGGCACTCCTACCCCCACTCCAACTGGGAGGCTGTCCTCCCTAGCCCACCTTGACCTGCTCAGGGCCTCACCTGGCGCTTCCCCCCAGCTTCAGAGCCACTTTCCCCAGGGGCTTGTCCAGCTCATCATGCACCAGGTAGACCTCCTCAGCAGTCAGCCCAAACAGCTCCGCTTGGCACAGGGAAATGGTGGCCCTGGTTACTGCCCATCTGCCCAGAGGGCGCTGTCCCGACTCACGGCTCTCGTGAGGAGGGGCCGCAATTGACCCCATTTCacatataaagaaactgagattccCTTAAGTACCCGAGGCCAGAGGCAGCAATTGCAGCTCAACAGGCACCTGGAGGTGAAGAGATCTACCGCCGCCCCAGAACCCCTTCTCTGGCCCCTACGCCCTCCCGGCCGGCCCATCTCTGGTGCCCTTGACTCACCGGCCCGGGCCACGCTGCGCCCGCTGGCGTTCATGAGCCGCCGGGGCCGAAGCAGGACCAGCTGGGCATCCTCGAGCGAGGCCACGGCGAAGTCGGCCGCGCAGCGCCGGTCGCGCGCCCAGGTGTCCGCCACACCCAGACGCCgcgccaggtgccccagcaccgCCAAGCCCACGCTGTGCCGCGTGCCGGGCAGTCCAGGGTTCCCGAGACCGGCCACCTGCGGGCGGCACCGGGGAAACTGAGGTGCGACATCTGTCGCCGCCCTCTGGCTTACAGCGCCCCCTGGGACCCAAACCGGAGAAAGGGAAACGGAAGGCAGGGTAGAGTGAGGAAGGGGGGCCAGAAACCCCGGAGACGCCAGAAGGCTGAGTGCCCCGGGAGCTGAGTGGGCAGAGCGCCTGGAGCAGGAGCAGAGTTCCTGGAAGCTTACAGCCCGTCAGAATACTGGCCCCATTTTCTAGATTAGATAACCGAGACAAGGAATTTGGGGGATGGTGTCTGGAGACAATGGCAGAACAGGAGCTAGCTAGGGCCCAGGAGCCCCTACGccgccgcgcccccgcccccgacGCCACTCACCAGCCACCGCTTCCCCGCGGGCCGGGGTTCCAAAGTGAGCACGCTCATGGCGCGACTCAACCACAGCGTGGCTCGCCGGCAGCCGTCTGGCCGCATGTCGCCCCCTTTCCCGGTATAGGCCCCGCGCCCTGACGTCAGTCAGGCCTCGACCAATCGCAGTGGCCATCCGTCCCCAGCGTCCAATCCCCGGGCGGGCCACGGGCCGCCTTGCTCCTAGGGAGCGGAAGTAGCGGGGCGGCGGCTGAGCCCGAACCTCCACTCATTCCGCGGCGCCGCGTCACAGTGTTCCTGTGGGGTGTCTTGTGGACTTGCGGAACCCTTGCATGACCTCCGGATTGGGAGGAGGGAGGCTTGCTCTGGCCCCTGCTGTGGCCCTGCCTGGCTGCGGAAACCTGACAAGTCCTCTCCCTGACGTACCTCGGCCTCCCCCGCCCATAAGTTTGCTAACCTCTTCCGGACTCTAACAACCCAGGGACCCCGGAGGCGTGGCCAGAGGGGCGGAGCCTGTGGGCGTCCTGGAGATGGTGCCTAGCAACGTCAGGGGTGGGCCTCGGGAGGTCCTCCCGGAAGGGAATTCAAAACAAACTCCAGTGAGGTGCGTGAGAGGGTCGGGAGGGAAGAGACCAAGGCTGAGTTCTCAGGAAGGGTTTTAAgcacaggagaggagaggcaggatCAGTTGTGCAAGCCTCTGCATAGAGAACTGAGGGCTTGGGACCTGTGTCCGGTGGGGAGTTCGGAGAGGCGGTCGGAGCTGGTGACTGGACAGAGATGGCATCGACCCAGACGAGAggatgagagaagagaagggatcTAAGAGATCTTAAGGAAGTGAGGCAGACAGGACCGGAGGTGGACTCCCCGAGGTGGGAAAGCCTGGGGCAGGAAGTGCTCAATTTGGCCTGCTGGGCATGAGCGTCCCACAGGATAACCAGAGGGGCTGCAGGACCTCCTGGGCCTGCAGCTTGGGGCGGGGCCTCTGCTGGACACATTAGGGTGTTGGGTGTCAGGAGATGGATCTGGAACTGAGGGGAACCAggaggagagcagagggcagTGTGTGCACGAGAACGCTGGCCCTTGACTTTGACcataggagagggagagaagcaggactgGAGAGAAATTGGAACATCCCTAAGGGGAAGGGGGCTAGGAGCACCACCAGGACCCAAATTGTTCTGGAGGCCTCCTACCAGCCTCATTTCCAGCCCTCGTCCATCCTGTAAAACACCTGAGGAGAGTGTGTCAGTGGAGCAGAGGTCATCTCTGAGGCCTCCCCGCAACTTGCTGTCCCTTGGTTCTAGGATGCTCTGGAACTTGACCCGGCTCCCTCACAGCACATCTCAAAGCCATGGGTGAATCCAGTCCCAAAGGGACCCTACAGCGCATCTTTGGGACCAGCCAGGTGTTCCAGAACATCGATGATGTAAAGCCAAAGGCCACGGGATTAACAGTGCCCCTCAAAGTCAGGGAGTAGTGAGTGACTACCTTGTCCCAGGGTCCCAGGTTCCTACTCTGCACAGCCAGTGACATGCCCTACAGCTTTGGGTTGGttactctccctctctgggcttcagtgaACTCAACTGTGTAACAGGGCTCTCCCACACCAGCAGATGAAGATGGTGGCCTGGATGAGCTCCAGGAatgccagcctcctctccctgggTGTCTGTCTACCTGCCCAACCCTGTCTCTCCACCCaagcctccctcctcccaacccACCTGCAGCTGCAGCTGTATGCCCTGGGCTGGCCAAAGTCAGGGCCAgcccctctgcttcctgcccccccccccccccacagctaTCACCAAGGCCAGCAGTGCTTGGAGAGAGAGGACTGGGAGATGGCCGTGCTGTACTTTTCCCGCGCCCTCCACCTGAACTCCCAGCTGGTGAGCGGTGGGCACGGGCAGTTGCTGACACGCACTTTGCCCTCACCGTTGAACCTGCCAGGCCCCTTCTCTCGGTCCCTTCTGGTAACTGAGCATCAGGCCTCAGCGGCCGGTGGGGAGCGGACACAGCCTGGGTCCTCTCTCCCTCAGGTAGACTTCTACGCTTTACGCGCCGAGGCCTACatccagctctgtgacttctccTCGGCCGCCCTGAACCTGCGAAGGGCCTACTCCTTCCAGCCAGAAAACGCCAAATACCTGGAGCGGCTTACCTTCGTCCTTTACCTGCAGGTGCCTGGGGCTGCCGCAGGCCCACCCAGGGCGCCCGCCTCACACCCAAGCCTGTTGGCTCTCCCTTCGGCTGTGGGGGTTTTCGTTGCTCCAGGGACCAGCTTCGCCTCTCTAGGGACCTTCTTGTCCCATCCGTACCTGCTGCCCCTCTCATGGCCTCTCCCACCTCCAGAGCTGGGTAAAGTGTTTCGCAACATCGCCCAATGAGAGCTTTCTGCGACGATTACAGTGGTCTGATTACAATGATGACGTGGGACTGATGAGCCTTTGAGATACAGTGTGACCGGGGAACTAATTTTTTGGTTTtacttaattcattaatttaaatttgtacAGCCACACGAGCTGGTGGCTACTGTACTGGGCCACACAAACCTAGCGTCTAGAGAGGCTCAGGCACTAAAAAGGTAAGAGCATTCCCCATTCACAGTCCAAGACAAAAGTATTAAGTCACAAAATACCAACAAAGTCCAAGActtgctgtttctctctgttcctgtTTCTGTAT carries:
- the CFAP157 gene encoding cilia- and flagella-associated protein 157 isoform X2, with translation MGPTSLATTWLLKGALGQWLPPAMASKKKATKGTKEPEVKKKKGGKKDASMASKTAETPLGEEMREFYHIQIRDLEDRLARYQRKWDEQAVQEKLFRQEFEQLANNKKEIVAFLKRTLNQKVDEITELNEQLQSLQLAKEVEKDAFEAQLAQVRHEFQETKDQLTTENIILGGKLAALEEFRLQKEELTEKFTTLEDQLRKQESDYKDYVYNLEKKSVLDKDRLRKEIIQRVNLVATEYRKVATNQMWDTTKRAIVENNTVTLQLSKISRQGAQLLQENEQLKGTQEELCKQLDLLENAQKVMARHSRGHRKIILMLTEKCREQQRGTVEAEQLRLQLSQLERGLGQLQQDTQTLRSQRDQLNLQLERQQAEAQQLQRELTEEQKLRANLETALAQATFILQDVLQMQPDEEDSDSDVVFQLQLKEMLHQVLAVLSSAVVLSPRLAVHLNQESQTHSPPKGSQPGTQPPKMGSLRQPPSSIPPYQPGDLGLVPRRAHIPPNPEDLRLLSHTTRVGTFRVHSSPEIHTSGSPKRFKKFSLPEVSLLSK
- the PTRH1 gene encoding probable peptidyl-tRNA hydrolase codes for the protein MRPDGCRRATLWLSRAMSVLTLEPRPAGKRWLVAGLGNPGLPGTRHSVGLAVLGHLARRLGVADTWARDRRCAADFAVASLEDAQLVLLRPRRLMNASGRSVARAAELFGLTAEEVYLVHDELDKPLGKVALKLGGSARGHNGVRSCISCLNSHAMPRLRIGIGRPAHPDTVQAHVLGSFSAAEQELLPLLLERATDMLLDHIRERSQRPSLGPDLSEFLPP
- the CFAP157 gene encoding cilia- and flagella-associated protein 157 isoform X1; translated protein: MGPTSLATTWLLKGALGQWLPPAMASKKKATKGTKEPEVKKKKGGKKDASMASKTAETPLGEEMREFYHIQIRDLEDRLARYQRKWDEQAVQEKLFRQEFEQLANNKKEIVAFLKRTLNQKVDEITELNEQLQSLQLAKEVEKDAFEAQLAQVRHEFQETKDQLTTENIILGGKLAALEEFRLQKEELTEKFTTLEDQLRKQESDYKDYVYNLEKKSVLDKDRLRKEIIQRVNLVATEYRKVATNQMWDTTKRAIVENNTVTLQLSKISRQGAQLLQENEQLKGTQEELCKQLDLLENAQKVMARHSRGHRKIILMLTEKCREQQRGTVEAEQLRLQLSQLERGLGQLQQDTQTLRSQRDQLNLQLERQQAEAQQLQRELTEEQKLRANLETALAQATFILQDVLQMQPDEEDSDSDVVFQLQLKEMLHQVLAVLSSAVVLSPRLAVHLNQESQTHSPPKGSLAPSHPRWGLCVSRHPASHPTSQGTWAWCLDGPTSHLTPRTSGCSRTPPVWEPSGCTAALRFTPLVLRKGSKSLVFLKFLYFPSKTQREDQSPSQKWTIVAIVPSL